One Ignavibacterium album JCM 16511 genomic region harbors:
- the upp gene encoding uracil phosphoribosyltransferase, with product MKNFYIVDHPLIKKDLTILRDKNTQPEIFRSALHRISNLLAAEISKNIILEQTEVETPLEKTIGYKLKKQIVLVPVLRAGLGMVNGFLELIPDSKVGHIGLQRNEETLEPIEYYFKTPSELEKSDVILLDPMLATGGSASGAITYLKNRGAQTIYFACIVAAPSGVQRINSDHPEVKIYSASLDRELNNKGYILPGLGDAGDRTFGTL from the coding sequence ATGAAAAATTTTTACATAGTTGATCATCCTTTAATTAAAAAAGATTTAACAATACTTCGTGATAAAAACACTCAACCGGAAATTTTCAGGTCTGCCTTGCATAGAATATCAAATCTTCTGGCCGCAGAAATTTCCAAAAACATTATTCTTGAACAAACCGAAGTTGAAACTCCTTTAGAGAAAACTATAGGATACAAATTAAAGAAACAGATTGTGCTTGTGCCTGTTTTGAGAGCTGGTTTAGGAATGGTTAATGGTTTTCTCGAACTGATTCCCGATTCTAAAGTTGGTCATATTGGTTTGCAGAGAAATGAAGAAACTCTTGAACCAATTGAATATTATTTTAAAACTCCCTCTGAACTGGAAAAATCAGATGTAATTCTTCTTGATCCTATGCTTGCTACTGGAGGAAGTGCATCTGGTGCGATTACATATCTGAAAAACAGAGGTGCGCAAACAATTTACTTCGCCTGTATAGTTGCTGCTCCTTCGGGCGTGCAAAGAATAAATTCAGACCATCCTGAAGTCAAGATATATTCCGCTTCTCTCGACAGAGAATTAAACAATAAAGGTTACATTCTTCCTGGTTTAGGTGATGCTGGTGACAGAACTTTTGGCACACTTTAG
- a CDS encoding tetratricopeptide repeat protein has protein sequence MTELLAHFRNIFSAFLILTVSLSAQSYPDSKVDELLRKGIDKIINQHYDDAKKIFSELDKSRSDIPLGKIYLAATEIAESYDYESPYNHKIITDYLETAKAISKKLIEKDEKNIWNKYFLALTEGYIAYYDAIRGSWLQAVSTSLSSISLFEDILEVDSSFHDAYIAIGTFKYWKSAKTEFLNWLPFVDDEKDLGIKLLTIAVKNSSYNYHLAVNSLVWIYIDRERFGDAIELAEKALIKYPESRIFRWGLARAYEDIDTQRAIKEYYKVLNSYPDSLKSNKVNEVTLKHIIAQQYFKIGKKSEAKKLCEDILNIRNYTEFEKEKLGKRLKRVQNLYSELNSY, from the coding sequence GTGACAGAACTTTTGGCACACTTTAGAAATATTTTTTCTGCCTTTCTTATTCTTACAGTTTCTCTGTCAGCTCAATCTTATCCTGATAGCAAAGTTGATGAACTTTTAAGGAAGGGAATTGATAAAATTATTAATCAACATTATGACGATGCAAAAAAAATATTCTCTGAGCTGGACAAAAGCAGAAGTGATATTCCTTTAGGAAAGATATATCTTGCTGCAACGGAAATTGCTGAAAGTTATGATTACGAATCACCATATAATCATAAAATAATTACTGATTATCTAGAAACTGCAAAAGCAATTTCAAAAAAACTTATCGAAAAGGATGAAAAAAATATTTGGAACAAATATTTTCTTGCTCTTACAGAAGGTTACATCGCTTACTATGATGCTATTCGCGGAAGCTGGCTTCAGGCAGTTTCAACCAGTTTAAGCTCTATTTCCCTGTTTGAAGATATTCTTGAAGTTGATAGCTCTTTCCACGATGCTTACATTGCTATAGGAACATTCAAGTATTGGAAAAGCGCAAAGACGGAATTTCTTAACTGGCTTCCTTTTGTTGATGACGAAAAAGATTTGGGAATTAAGTTATTAACAATTGCTGTTAAAAATTCTTCATATAATTATCACCTTGCTGTAAATTCTTTAGTCTGGATTTACATTGATCGTGAGCGTTTTGGAGATGCTATTGAACTTGCCGAAAAAGCTCTTATTAAATATCCGGAATCAAGAATATTCAGATGGGGATTAGCAAGAGCTTATGAAGATATCGACACTCAGAGAGCAATTAAAGAATATTACAAGGTTTTGAATTCTTATCCTGATTCACTTAAATCTAACAAAGTAAATGAAGTAACTTTAAAGCACATCATCGCTCAGCAATACTTTAAGATCGGCAAAAAATCCGAAGCAAAAAAATTATGCGAAGATATTCTGAATATCAGAAACTACACCGAATTTGAAAAGGAAAAGCTCGGGAAAAGGTTAAAGAGAGTTCAAAATTTATATAGTGAGTTGAACAGTTATTAA
- a CDS encoding RelA/SpoT family protein — MALDNPKYQKMLDALLNNCRKNLPKVDEALISKAFEYSLEAHKNDLRASGEPYFTHPYEVANIVVEEFPLDDITVVSALLHDVVEDTEFTLEILSKEFGKEVAEIVDGVTKISGIFRGHEITKAENYRKLLLSMVKDVRVILVKFADRLHNMRTLEFVSPDKQRRIAQETLEIYAPFAHRFGLAKVKWELEDLSFKFLNREAYEELARKLKAKRKDREAYIKKFSEPIIKKLNEYKLKYELSGRPKHLYSIYRKMVRRNKPFEEIYDLFAVRIILDTDDANACYTVLGIVNQIYLPVPDRFKDYISIPKTNNYQSIHTTVVGPEGRLVEVQIRTRQMHEVAEKGVAAHWRYKENKTASDKELENWVNWIRDIFENASKDEQKKELMESFKLNLYQDEIYVFTPKGDLRRLPVGSTPVDFAFEIHSKVGHHCIGAKVDGKIVPLDTELHSGDQVEIITSKNQHPNKNWLKFVKTHKARNEIRKWLNKEEQEIIDKGKEIWEKKIKKFKLSFNADELLRLAHLNKYDNLRQFYKAIAQGLINVDDVITANKEREEKEKQKELQFEKFANGARSDIGGILVDGKKSGILYTYAKCCNPIPGDPVIGYITVGEGIKIHRKNCVNLLNLSVADSSKLVNVQWPETEDNLFVAGLTIRGEDRPGILNDISHTIVTYRNTNIKSININTTDSTFEGSVTLYVQNLEHLNRIIERLKKVQGIFSVERFESIL, encoded by the coding sequence ATGGCATTAGACAATCCTAAATATCAGAAAATGCTTGATGCTTTACTTAACAACTGCAGAAAAAATCTGCCTAAAGTTGACGAAGCACTAATTTCTAAGGCATTTGAATATAGTCTTGAAGCGCATAAAAATGATCTTCGCGCTTCAGGTGAGCCATACTTTACACATCCATATGAAGTTGCAAATATTGTAGTTGAAGAATTTCCCCTTGATGATATAACTGTGGTTAGTGCATTGCTTCATGATGTTGTTGAAGATACCGAATTCACACTTGAAATTTTATCGAAAGAATTTGGAAAAGAAGTAGCGGAAATTGTTGATGGCGTTACAAAGATTAGCGGCATTTTCAGAGGACACGAAATTACCAAAGCTGAAAACTATCGTAAACTTTTGCTTTCTATGGTAAAAGATGTTCGTGTAATTCTAGTAAAGTTTGCTGATAGATTGCACAATATGCGAACACTTGAATTTGTTAGTCCTGATAAACAAAGAAGAATTGCACAAGAGACACTTGAAATATACGCTCCATTTGCTCATCGCTTTGGATTGGCAAAAGTAAAATGGGAACTTGAAGATTTGTCATTCAAATTTCTTAACAGAGAAGCTTATGAAGAGCTTGCCAGAAAACTCAAAGCAAAAAGAAAAGACAGAGAAGCTTACATTAAAAAGTTTTCAGAACCTATTATCAAAAAACTGAATGAGTATAAACTCAAATATGAATTAAGCGGAAGACCGAAGCATCTTTACAGTATTTACAGAAAGATGGTAAGAAGAAATAAACCTTTCGAAGAAATTTATGATTTATTCGCTGTAAGAATTATACTTGATACCGATGATGCCAATGCCTGCTATACAGTTCTCGGAATAGTTAATCAGATTTACCTTCCTGTTCCTGATCGTTTTAAGGATTACATCTCCATTCCAAAGACAAATAATTATCAATCAATTCACACAACAGTTGTTGGGCCCGAAGGCAGACTTGTTGAAGTCCAGATAAGAACACGCCAAATGCACGAGGTTGCTGAAAAAGGTGTGGCTGCACATTGGCGATACAAAGAAAATAAAACAGCTTCGGATAAGGAATTAGAAAACTGGGTGAATTGGATTCGCGATATTTTTGAAAATGCATCCAAAGACGAACAGAAAAAAGAACTGATGGAGAGTTTCAAACTAAATCTCTATCAGGATGAAATTTATGTATTCACACCAAAAGGAGATTTAAGAAGATTGCCAGTCGGTTCAACTCCGGTTGATTTTGCTTTTGAGATTCACAGTAAAGTTGGTCATCATTGTATCGGAGCAAAAGTAGATGGCAAAATTGTTCCTCTGGATACAGAACTTCATAGCGGAGATCAGGTTGAAATTATTACTTCAAAAAATCAGCATCCGAATAAAAACTGGTTAAAGTTTGTTAAAACTCATAAAGCAAGAAATGAAATCAGAAAATGGTTGAATAAAGAAGAGCAGGAGATAATTGATAAAGGAAAAGAGATTTGGGAGAAAAAAATCAAAAAGTTCAAACTTTCATTCAACGCCGATGAGTTGCTTCGATTGGCTCACTTGAATAAATACGATAATCTCAGACAATTCTATAAAGCAATTGCTCAGGGTTTAATAAATGTTGATGATGTTATTACAGCAAACAAAGAAAGAGAAGAGAAAGAGAAACAAAAAGAGCTTCAGTTTGAAAAGTTTGCAAATGGTGCAAGAAGTGACATTGGGGGAATTTTAGTAGATGGTAAGAAATCAGGAATACTCTACACTTATGCAAAATGTTGTAATCCGATTCCTGGTGATCCCGTAATCGGATACATTACAGTTGGAGAAGGAATAAAAATCCACAGAAAAAATTGTGTTAACCTTTTGAATCTTTCTGTTGCTGATTCATCAAAACTTGTTAATGTTCAATGGCCTGAAACAGAAGATAATCTATTTGTTGCTGGTCTAACTATTAGAGGTGAAGACAGACCAGGAATCTTAAATGATATTTCGCATACAATTGTTACTTATAGGAATACGAACATCAAATCAATAAATATCAATACCACTGATTCTACATTTGAAGGAAGTGTAACTCTTTATGTTCAGAATCTTGAGCATCTCAACAGAATAATTGAAAGATTAAAAAAAGTGCAGGGCATTTTTTCAGTTGAGAGATTTGAAAGCATATTATGA
- the ruvX gene encoding Holliday junction resolvase RuvX, which translates to MIEENLTRIMAIDFGLKRIGIALSDPLKKFASPFTTLRNDEKLFHNLKKIIQEKAVEKIILGLPDKSDDSTKSVYKNVLEFKSELEKQFNLEIIMWNETHTSRIAEQRIIDSVKSKKKRQDKGLIDMHSAAIILSEYLDSIDN; encoded by the coding sequence ATGATTGAAGAAAACCTAACCAGGATAATGGCAATTGATTTCGGTTTGAAGAGAATAGGAATTGCATTAAGTGACCCACTAAAAAAATTTGCTTCACCTTTTACAACTCTGCGGAATGATGAAAAACTATTCCACAATTTGAAAAAAATTATTCAGGAAAAAGCGGTTGAGAAAATAATTCTTGGTTTACCTGATAAGTCAGATGATTCAACTAAATCGGTTTATAAAAATGTTCTTGAGTTCAAATCAGAATTAGAGAAACAATTTAATCTTGAAATAATAATGTGGAATGAAACTCATACATCAAGAATTGCAGAGCAAAGAATTATTGATTCCGTAAAGAGTAAAAAGAAAAGACAAGACAAAGGATTGATTGATATGCATTCTGCAGCAATAATTCTCTCTGAATATCTTGACTCAATTGATAATTAA
- a CDS encoding BMC domain-containing protein: MLKQSLGIIETNSLSSAVEIAHLMVDKFEVSLANVRQLLNGYTTVFIKGELGAVQQAIDFGAGHCNEKNSLVAKSVIAMPHDELFNFIEGEKDE; encoded by the coding sequence ATGCTTAAACAATCACTCGGTATTATTGAAACAAATTCACTAAGCAGCGCAGTTGAGATTGCACATCTGATGGTTGACAAATTTGAAGTCTCACTTGCAAATGTCAGACAACTGTTAAATGGCTACACAACAGTATTTATAAAAGGGGAACTGGGAGCAGTTCAGCAGGCAATTGATTTCGGAGCAGGACATTGCAACGAGAAAAATTCTCTTGTTGCAAAATCAGTTATTGCAATGCCACACGATGAATTGTTCAACTTTATCGAAGGAGAGAAAGATGAATAA
- a CDS encoding BMC domain-containing protein, with the protein MNNSLGLVEVKGFCASIFTVDALLKNSSVAIGLEEIRNGNVILKLKGTLPQINYAINLAIENANKISSVIGHTVLEKLNPEIEKAFFRKEKKSSRGNEQIEILNGESLAKAEKVEKKKRRIVSKTIPDKTKHKSVDAESSDSKNEIKYPITAEAKSSTLERLRLEALGKKALQDAGKISEKIKTNDIKKLSDLDGLNVHKLRRAARDFDNFPIKGRQISRANRDELMVYFKQILPE; encoded by the coding sequence ATGAATAATTCACTCGGACTCGTTGAAGTAAAAGGATTCTGCGCATCAATTTTTACTGTTGATGCACTTCTTAAAAATTCTTCTGTTGCAATCGGTCTCGAAGAAATCAGAAACGGTAATGTGATTTTAAAACTGAAAGGAACTTTGCCTCAGATTAACTACGCAATCAATCTTGCGATTGAAAATGCAAATAAAATTTCTTCAGTGATAGGTCATACAGTTTTGGAGAAACTCAATCCTGAAATTGAAAAAGCTTTTTTCAGAAAAGAAAAAAAATCATCACGAGGAAATGAACAGATAGAAATCTTAAATGGTGAATCATTAGCCAAAGCTGAAAAAGTTGAGAAGAAAAAAAGAAGAATTGTTTCTAAAACTATTCCTGACAAAACAAAACATAAGTCAGTGGATGCTGAATCATCAGATTCAAAAAATGAAATTAAATATCCAATCACTGCTGAAGCAAAATCAAGCACATTAGAAAGATTAAGACTAGAAGCACTTGGAAAGAAAGCTTTACAAGATGCCGGAAAAATTTCTGAGAAGATTAAAACCAACGATATAAAAAAGTTGTCTGACCTTGATGGATTAAATGTTCACAAACTAAGAAGAGCAGCAAGAGATTTTGATAACTTCCCGATTAAGGGAAGACAGATTTCAAGAGCTAATCGTGATGAACTGATGGTTTATTTCAAACAAATTTTACCCGAATAA
- the tmk gene encoding dTMP kinase produces the protein MFITFEGIDFCGKSTQVELLKNYFEKKGKTVKVIREPGGTEISEKIRDILLDKKNNKMFMETELLLFSASRAQLVREKIIPFLKEGSVVISDRFHDSSTAYQGFGRGLPVEAVLNVHKLAIGETIPDITFIIDIPVSVAVERKALKTHQELDRIEVSSNDFFEKVRNGYLSLAKNEKRFRIINGTKSIEEIHKLIINYIEDFEQS, from the coding sequence ATGTTTATAACTTTTGAAGGAATAGATTTCTGCGGTAAGTCAACTCAGGTTGAATTATTAAAAAATTATTTTGAAAAAAAAGGTAAAACAGTTAAAGTAATCCGTGAACCGGGTGGAACGGAAATCTCTGAAAAAATTAGAGACATCTTGCTTGATAAGAAAAACAACAAAATGTTTATGGAAACCGAATTACTGTTATTTTCAGCAAGCAGAGCACAGCTTGTCAGAGAAAAAATTATTCCATTCCTGAAAGAGGGTTCAGTTGTTATTTCAGACAGATTTCATGATTCTTCGACTGCTTATCAGGGATTTGGAAGAGGACTTCCTGTTGAAGCTGTTTTGAATGTTCATAAGCTGGCAATTGGTGAAACAATACCCGATATTACTTTTATTATTGACATACCCGTTTCAGTTGCAGTTGAACGAAAGGCATTAAAAACTCATCAGGAACTTGACAGAATAGAAGTATCATCGAATGACTTTTTTGAAAAAGTAAGGAATGGTTATCTTTCTCTTGCGAAAAACGAAAAAAGGTTTCGTATAATAAACGGAACAAAATCAATTGAAGAAATTCACAAGTTAATAATTAATTACATAGAAGACTTTGAGCAAAGTTAG
- a CDS encoding S41 family peptidase, producing MKKTVFILVLLSALIVGFYIQRSGDIYYEISKNMELFGKVYKEISFNYVDEINPEEFMREGIKGMLKSLDPYTVFIDESKQEDIDLMTNGKYGGIGVTIGVRNDRVTITEILEGYAAQKQGLRIGDVVIEVDGEPITSSDIDNLSAKVKGEPGTTVQLRVLRNNDKDTLQFNIVREEIIIRNLVYAGFYPANSNNVYLKLSNFSRSAAEEIKNALKKLKEEKPIESIVLDLRGNPGGLLDVAVDVCNKFLKKDLLIVSTKGRDPGSEKKYFAKEEPIVPNEKLIVLINENSASASEIVAGAIQDHDRGIILGTQSFGKGLVQTITPISYNTSLKITTAKYYTPSGRCIQKIDYSKKNKVFSSPLIDDKSEFTTDNNRKVYSAGGITPDTLVKFEIEGEITKELLAKGIIFDFADKFYYQNQSAKFENLNDSRIFNEFISYIKSKEFNYTPEVEKKLNSLMEDLEKNKINGKILSAANKLKDELKNYFEKELDKYKSEILSYIKIELANRYYNQQKGLEESLKYDKQFNTAITLFKNESVFNKLLNKGL from the coding sequence ATGAAAAAAACAGTTTTTATTTTAGTTCTTCTCTCTGCTCTGATTGTTGGATTTTACATTCAGAGGAGCGGTGATATCTATTATGAGATTTCCAAAAACATGGAATTATTCGGAAAAGTATATAAAGAAATCTCATTCAATTATGTAGACGAAATTAATCCTGAAGAATTTATGCGTGAAGGTATCAAGGGAATGCTGAAGTCGCTTGACCCTTACACGGTTTTTATTGATGAAAGTAAACAGGAAGATATTGATTTAATGACAAACGGAAAGTATGGAGGAATCGGAGTTACAATCGGAGTAAGAAATGATAGGGTGACAATTACCGAAATTCTTGAAGGATACGCAGCTCAGAAACAAGGATTAAGAATTGGAGATGTTGTGATAGAAGTTGATGGTGAGCCAATAACATCCTCCGACATTGATAATCTTTCAGCAAAGGTAAAAGGTGAACCGGGAACAACTGTGCAGCTTAGAGTACTGCGTAATAATGATAAAGATACATTACAATTCAATATCGTCCGCGAAGAAATTATTATTCGTAATTTGGTTTATGCTGGTTTCTATCCTGCAAATTCGAATAATGTTTATTTAAAACTTTCCAATTTCAGTCGTTCTGCTGCTGAAGAAATTAAAAACGCATTGAAGAAACTCAAAGAAGAAAAACCAATCGAATCAATAGTTCTCGATCTAAGAGGAAATCCCGGTGGCTTGCTTGATGTTGCCGTTGATGTTTGTAATAAATTTCTTAAGAAAGATTTGCTTATAGTTTCAACCAAAGGGCGAGATCCTGGCAGTGAGAAAAAATATTTTGCAAAAGAAGAACCTATAGTGCCGAATGAAAAGCTTATTGTTCTGATAAATGAAAACAGTGCTTCTGCCTCTGAAATTGTAGCCGGCGCAATTCAGGACCATGATAGAGGAATTATTCTTGGTACCCAATCTTTCGGTAAAGGACTGGTTCAGACAATTACTCCGATATCCTATAATACTTCATTAAAGATAACTACGGCAAAATATTACACTCCAAGCGGAAGATGTATTCAGAAAATTGATTACTCAAAGAAGAATAAGGTCTTCAGTTCTCCTTTAATTGATGATAAATCAGAATTCACCACTGATAACAATCGCAAAGTTTATAGTGCTGGAGGCATTACACCTGATACACTTGTAAAATTTGAAATTGAGGGTGAGATTACAAAAGAGCTTTTGGCAAAAGGAATTATTTTTGACTTTGCCGATAAGTTTTATTATCAGAATCAATCAGCAAAGTTTGAAAACCTGAACGATAGCAGGATTTTTAATGAATTTATTTCGTACATAAAAAGTAAGGAATTCAACTACACTCCGGAAGTTGAAAAGAAACTTAACTCACTGATGGAAGACCTTGAGAAAAATAAAATAAACGGAAAGATTCTTTCTGCTGCTAATAAATTAAAAGATGAATTGAAAAACTATTTTGAAAAAGAACTTGATAAATACAAAAGTGAAATTTTAAGTTACATCAAAATAGAATTAGCTAACAGATACTATAATCAGCAAAAGGGACTTGAAGAATCACTGAAATACGACAAACAGTTCAATACAGCAATTACACTTTTCAAGAATGAATCAGTATTTAATAAATTATTAAACAAAGGATTATAA
- a CDS encoding cytochrome c3 family protein → MKKSLLDYILRNRLPLTVFVIISSFTLTYFVSRPERDGVGYTPVQPINYSHKLHAGDMKIDCKYCHTNVDKSRFAGVPAVATCMNCHTVARKDRPEIIKLTQYYRDGIPLPWKRIHKVPDYAYFNHSVHVNKGIDCTACHGEITQMEKVGQMNSFTMGSCLNCHRNAHDKFPELKDQIKKGPEYCSACHR, encoded by the coding sequence ATGAAGAAATCTTTACTTGATTATATCCTGCGAAACAGACTTCCATTAACTGTTTTTGTTATTATTTCTTCATTCACATTAACCTACTTTGTCTCAAGACCAGAGAGAGACGGAGTTGGCTATACACCGGTTCAACCAATCAATTACTCTCATAAGCTTCACGCTGGTGATATGAAAATTGATTGTAAGTATTGCCATACGAATGTGGATAAATCCCGTTTTGCAGGTGTTCCTGCTGTTGCTACCTGTATGAATTGTCATACAGTTGCCCGAAAAGATCGTCCTGAAATTATAAAGCTTACTCAATATTACAGAGATGGAATTCCACTTCCCTGGAAAAGAATTCATAAAGTCCCGGATTATGCATACTTCAATCACTCAGTTCATGTTAATAAAGGAATTGATTGTACTGCCTGTCACGGAGAAATAACTCAGATGGAAAAAGTCGGACAGATGAATTCATTCACGATGGGAAGCTGTCTTAATTGTCATAGAAATGCTCACGATAAATTTCCGGAACTTAAAGATCAGATTAAGAAAGGACCGGAGTATTGTTCGGCTTGTCACAGATAG